One Phocaeicola dorei genomic region harbors:
- a CDS encoding flavodoxin yields MKQIVLILMSLLTFSNPSKAQKQTADTDRPSDKKILVAYFSCTGTTEKVATAIAKETGGKLHRITPATAYTSADLDWNDKASRSSVEMADDKSRPALGGETIELKDYDVVFLGYPIWWDLCPRPVNTFLEKYDFAGKTVIPFATSGGSSITGSVKQLKRLYPKIEWEEGRLCNRSTKQVGDWVKQAIE; encoded by the coding sequence ATGAAACAGATAGTATTGATACTTATGAGCCTACTTACTTTCAGTAACCCGTCGAAAGCACAAAAACAAACAGCAGATACCGACAGGCCGTCCGACAAGAAAATCCTTGTAGCCTATTTCTCCTGTACGGGGACCACAGAGAAAGTGGCAACCGCTATCGCAAAAGAGACTGGCGGTAAACTTCACCGGATTACTCCGGCTACGGCCTACACTTCGGCAGATCTCGACTGGAACGACAAGGCGAGCCGCAGTTCGGTGGAGATGGCAGACGACAAATCACGTCCTGCGTTGGGCGGAGAAACGATTGAACTGAAAGATTACGACGTGGTGTTCCTCGGTTATCCGATATGGTGGGACTTGTGTCCGCGTCCGGTCAATACTTTTCTTGAGAAATATGATTTCGCGGGTAAAACCGTTATTCCTTTTGCCACTTCGGGTGGCAGTTCAATCACGGGTAGCGTGAAACAACTCAAGAGACTCTACCCCAAAATCGAATGGGAAGAAGGCCGGTTGTGTAATAGAAGTACGAAACAAGTTGGA